The genomic DNA GGGGCTCGCGGGGATATCGGGCGAGAAGTGGATACGCATCATGTACGCCTATCCTCACGATTTCCCGATGCGCCTCATCGACGTGATGCGGGACCATCGGGACGTATGCCGCTATCTGGACATACCGATACAGCACATAAGCGACCGGATACTGAAGTCCATGAGGCGGAAGGGCGATGCGGCGGAGATCAGGGGGCTCATCTTAAGGCTCCGCGCCGAGATCCCGGAGATCGCGTTGCGCACGAGCCTCATCGTCGGCTACCCGGGCGAGACGGAGGCGGAGTTCGAGGAGCTGTGCGCATTCGTGCGCGAGGCGCGCTTTGAGCACCTGGGCGCGTTCGCTTTCTCCCCTGAGGAGGGGACCGCTGCCGCGAAACTCAAGGGGAGGGTGCCGGCCGATGTGGCCGAGGAGAGGCGGCGCCTCATCATGGAGCTGCAGCAGAGGGTAGCGCGCGAGAAGAACGCGGCGCTGGTGGGGAAGAGGATGAAAGTTCTCGTCGAGGGGCTCTCCGAGGAGAGCGAGCACCTGATCCAGGCGCGCCACGAGGGCCAGGCCCCTGACATCGACGGGGTTGTCTATATAAATGAAGGGAACCCCAAGGTCGGCGAATTCGCCGAAGTCGAGATCACGGATTCGCACGACTATGATCTGGTTGGACGCGTCCTCTGACCCCTCAGACGTGGCGCTTCGGGGTGCTCTTCTCGCTATCCCTCCTCGCCTCAGACGCCGTCTCGTCGGGGGCTTTCGTCGGCCGGATCATAGAGGCTACTGAATCCGGCCTCCTCGAGCCACGCTGCGAAGAGCACCGCCGAACCGCCCCGTCACGGCGGCACTCTGTGCCACACTCAACTTCCCCCTCCCTCGATGGGAGGGGGGCAGGGGGAGGGTGACCTAAATCTCCCGCAATTTCCTTGATATTACTTATATTTGATGCGAGTTAGGGCGAGGCATGGGGACGTTATGAGCTGACTCGTTATTTTGTTTGGAGGACATCATGAGCGGAAGTTGGCTACCAGCTGTTATAATGGCACTAGCTGCTTTTGTTGGTGCAATAATTGGCGCTGTTGTACGGCCATACTTTGAAGACATATTCGAAAAAAGGCAGAAAAGAAGTCAGTATCGTCGAGTTGCTCTAGAGAAGCAGCTTAATGATCTTTACCGGCCCTTGTATGAATATGCCGAAGTGTGATCCAGAGTATGGTTATGAGTGGGAAAATTGGAAAAAGGAAGACTTTGCTCATTGGCTTACGGAGGCGTTGGATATAATCGTTCCAAAGATACATTTAGCACCTGACGAAATTTTGGAAAAAATTCATCGGTTAAGAGAAAATGCCGT from Pseudomonadota bacterium includes the following:
- the rimO gene encoding 30S ribosomal protein S12 methylthiotransferase RimO, producing MKSVHLVSLGCPKNLVDSEVMLGALLRAGFGITEDASRADVIIVNTCAFIEDAKREAIDAILEMARFKSEGKARLLVVAGCLPQRYEEEIEDLFPEVDIFVGAGEFHRIADILVAWEGRRSIHVARPEFLYDHGSPRIQATPPHTAYIKIAEGCFHPCSFCIIPSIRGGFRSREPQSVVEEGRQLIARGVRELNLIAQDTTGYGRGKGSDIASLVEGLAGISGEKWIRIMYAYPHDFPMRLIDVMRDHRDVCRYLDIPIQHISDRILKSMRRKGDAAEIRGLILRLRAEIPEIALRTSLIVGYPGETEAEFEELCAFVREARFEHLGAFAFSPEEGTAAAKLKGRVPADVAEERRRLIMELQQRVAREKNAALVGKRMKVLVEGLSEESEHLIQARHEGQAPDIDGVVYINEGNPKVGEFAEVEITDSHDYDLVGRVL